The following proteins are encoded in a genomic region of Spirosoma sp. SC4-14:
- a CDS encoding carboxypeptidase-like regulatory domain-containing protein translates to MKLRLLLLFVLLFSETIPALAQQRLRLTVVVYDGVTKKPIPGASLFIAETRAGARADSLGIITLNHAPGVLTMYVSAVGYFRGRETITLNFNKRVDYYLQPRSTDLEEVDVRATREDKNIKSVQMGQIQLSMPELKRMPVVLGEPDILKALILQAGVTTAGEGAGGFNVRGGRADQNLVLLDGAPLFNTSHLLGFYSNVNSDLVQDVSLSKGAFTPQYGGRVSSLLLMSTRNGNKDGWRISGGISPVSGRVVIDGPISRKLTLLAGGRIAFPNYLLKLFPTASVKDSRAFFYDGNLKLTYTPDDRNTISLSTYRSHDDFRFPGDTLYGWNTDVLSGRWSYLLRSNLQLNLTGLYSGYHLNVDGVAPGLAFRFSSYIEQREGKADLFYTLRQKHKIQVGTNAILYQLQTGKVQPTGENSSINARRIDPEHGRELGAYINTEWELTPRISLQAGLRYSHFTYLGAKTVYQYDPTLPRSPETVTDSVQYGSGQSIQTYGGLEPRLSLRVQLAKFTAIKASLGRTRQYINLISNTTAITPLDFWKLSDRYIPPQIADQVSLGVFHNLNDNAIELSVEGYYKRLQNQVEYRYGANLILNPTLETALLQAAGRSYGVEFGISKNKGRLTGQLNYTYARSLIAVRTPFDQLRINGGDYYPSYIDRPNTLNIQARWAMPHNWSFSTNFVYYTGVPATYPDGQYTYNGQPVLDYSRRNADRIPDYHRLDVAFSKDTRFNKAQRQYGIWTLGIYNVYAHKNPYSIYFTRYNQRTESYRLSVFGTMIPSIAYNFFF, encoded by the coding sequence ATGAAATTACGGCTACTCCTGCTGTTTGTTCTGTTATTTTCTGAAACGATTCCGGCGCTTGCCCAGCAACGCCTTCGCCTAACGGTGGTTGTTTATGATGGCGTAACCAAAAAGCCAATTCCGGGAGCCAGCCTGTTTATTGCCGAAACCAGAGCCGGAGCGCGGGCCGACAGTCTGGGTATCATCACATTAAATCATGCGCCCGGTGTGCTAACCATGTATGTGTCGGCTGTGGGCTACTTTCGCGGCCGCGAAACGATTACACTTAATTTTAACAAACGAGTCGATTATTATCTGCAACCCCGCTCTACCGATCTGGAAGAGGTTGATGTGCGGGCTACGCGCGAGGACAAAAACATCAAATCCGTACAGATGGGGCAAATTCAGCTCAGTATGCCTGAACTGAAGCGAATGCCCGTTGTGCTGGGCGAGCCCGATATTCTGAAAGCATTGATTTTGCAGGCCGGTGTAACAACCGCTGGCGAAGGGGCCGGAGGCTTCAATGTGAGGGGGGGGCGGGCCGATCAGAATCTGGTGTTACTCGATGGCGCTCCTTTGTTCAATACATCGCACCTGCTGGGATTTTATTCTAATGTGAATTCCGATCTGGTGCAGGATGTGAGCCTGAGCAAAGGTGCATTTACTCCGCAGTATGGTGGGCGGGTTTCGTCGCTGCTGTTGATGAGTACCCGAAACGGCAATAAAGACGGTTGGCGTATATCAGGAGGTATTAGTCCGGTTAGCGGGCGGGTTGTGATCGATGGACCAATATCCCGAAAACTCACCTTACTGGCGGGCGGGCGCATTGCCTTTCCTAACTACCTGCTCAAACTCTTCCCAACCGCCAGCGTTAAAGATAGCCGGGCGTTTTTCTACGACGGTAACCTGAAACTCACCTATACACCCGACGACCGCAATACAATTTCGCTATCGACCTACCGCAGTCACGACGATTTTCGCTTTCCGGGCGATACACTCTACGGCTGGAATACCGATGTGCTGTCGGGCCGATGGAGCTATCTCTTACGGTCGAACCTGCAACTAAACCTCACCGGATTATACAGTGGCTATCACCTCAACGTCGATGGGGTAGCTCCTGGTCTTGCATTTCGCTTTTCGTCGTATATCGAACAGCGCGAGGGGAAAGCCGATCTGTTTTATACGCTTCGGCAGAAACACAAAATTCAGGTGGGTACGAATGCCATTCTGTACCAGCTTCAGACCGGGAAGGTACAGCCGACGGGCGAAAATTCGAGCATCAATGCCCGACGTATCGACCCCGAACACGGTCGTGAGCTTGGCGCTTATATCAATACGGAATGGGAACTCACTCCCCGTATTTCGCTTCAGGCCGGGCTTCGCTACTCACATTTTACCTATTTAGGGGCGAAGACCGTGTACCAATACGATCCAACGTTGCCCCGGTCGCCCGAAACCGTTACCGATTCTGTTCAGTATGGCAGCGGACAATCCATACAAACTTATGGCGGACTGGAACCCCGGCTGTCTCTGCGGGTGCAACTGGCAAAGTTCACGGCAATAAAAGCCAGTCTGGGCCGAACCCGTCAGTATATCAACCTGATTTCGAATACAACGGCCATCACACCACTCGATTTCTGGAAATTAAGCGACCGTTATATTCCGCCCCAGATTGCCGACCAGGTTTCGCTGGGGGTGTTCCATAATCTGAACGATAATGCGATTGAACTGAGTGTAGAAGGCTATTATAAACGACTCCAGAATCAGGTCGAATACCGTTATGGGGCCAATCTGATTCTGAATCCAACACTCGAAACGGCATTGTTACAGGCCGCCGGTCGATCGTATGGCGTTGAGTTTGGCATCAGTAAGAACAAAGGCCGATTAACCGGCCAGTTGAACTACACGTATGCCCGGTCGCTGATTGCCGTTCGGACACCTTTCGATCAACTCCGAATCAATGGGGGCGATTATTATCCGTCATATATCGACCGACCCAATACACTCAATATTCAGGCACGCTGGGCGATGCCGCACAACTGGTCATTTTCGACCAATTTCGTTTACTACACGGGTGTTCCGGCTACGTATCCCGATGGGCAATATACCTATAATGGGCAGCCAGTGCTGGATTATTCCCGACGGAATGCCGACCGTATTCCCGACTACCACCGGCTGGATGTTGCTTTTTCGAAAGATACCCGCTTCAACAAGGCGCAACGGCAGTATGGAATCTGGACGTTGGGGATCTATAATGTGTATGCCCACAAAAACCCGTATTCGATCTATTTCACCCGGTACAATCAACGAACGGAATCGTATCGGTTGTCGGTATTTGGTACCATGATTCCGTCGATTGCCTATAATTTTTTCTTTTAA
- a CDS encoding deoxyribodipyrimidine photo-lyase, which yields MSETLSLVWLRRDLRLHDNAALYHALKSGRPVLPVFIFDRLILDQLDDRQDRRVEFLVQEIDRLRDELAELGSALVVRYGNPIDVWKELLEQYNVGDVFANHDYEVYAKERDKAISELLAERGTGFHSSKDQAIFERNEVLTGSGSPYTVFTPYSRNWYSKLTPFYLKPYPTERYKKHFFKTTVLPTPTLAEMNFKPLGEPFPARTVSAKRLDSYKQTRDFPALEHGTSELGIHLRFGTISIRELARQAQDANDRTFLNELCWRDFYFQVLDHFPHVETHSFRRDYDRIEWRNNEDEFEKWCRGETGYPIVDAGMRQLNSIGWMHNRVRMITASFLCKHLLIDWRWGEAYFARKLRDYDLSANNGGWQWAAGSGTDAAPYFRVFNPTLQAQKFDPKGDYIRQWVPEVNSPTYPQPMVEHSMARQRAIDVYKKALAK from the coding sequence ATGTCCGAAACTTTGTCGCTGGTATGGCTCCGGCGCGATTTACGTTTGCACGATAATGCGGCTCTCTATCATGCTCTGAAAAGTGGCCGCCCTGTTCTCCCTGTTTTTATTTTCGACCGACTAATTCTGGATCAGCTCGACGACCGACAGGATCGGCGCGTTGAATTTCTGGTTCAGGAAATTGACCGACTGCGCGACGAGTTAGCCGAGCTGGGCTCGGCCCTCGTAGTTCGGTATGGAAATCCGATTGACGTCTGGAAAGAACTGCTGGAGCAATACAACGTTGGCGATGTATTTGCCAATCATGATTATGAGGTGTATGCTAAAGAGCGGGACAAAGCCATTTCTGAACTATTGGCCGAACGCGGAACAGGTTTTCATAGCAGTAAGGATCAGGCCATTTTTGAGCGCAACGAGGTGCTAACGGGCAGCGGTTCGCCTTACACAGTATTTACGCCCTATAGCCGTAACTGGTATAGCAAACTAACCCCTTTTTATCTGAAACCCTATCCAACAGAACGCTATAAAAAACACTTCTTCAAAACGACTGTACTGCCAACGCCAACCTTAGCCGAGATGAATTTCAAACCGCTGGGCGAACCCTTTCCGGCGAGGACGGTATCTGCTAAGCGGCTTGACAGCTACAAACAAACTCGCGATTTTCCGGCATTGGAACACGGAACCAGCGAACTCGGTATCCATTTGCGTTTCGGAACGATTAGTATTCGCGAACTGGCCCGACAAGCGCAGGATGCTAACGACCGAACGTTTCTGAACGAGCTTTGCTGGCGTGATTTTTATTTTCAGGTGCTCGATCATTTTCCACACGTTGAAACGCATTCGTTCCGGCGCGACTATGACCGGATTGAGTGGCGCAACAACGAAGACGAATTCGAAAAATGGTGCCGTGGCGAAACCGGTTACCCTATTGTTGATGCTGGTATGCGCCAGCTCAACAGCATTGGCTGGATGCATAATCGCGTTCGGATGATAACGGCTAGTTTTCTTTGCAAACACCTGCTCATTGACTGGCGGTGGGGCGAAGCTTATTTTGCCCGAAAACTCCGCGATTATGACCTGTCGGCCAACAATGGTGGCTGGCAGTGGGCAGCCGGTTCGGGAACCGATGCCGCACCCTATTTTCGGGTGTTTAACCCAACACTACAGGCGCAGAAATTCGATCCGAAAGGCGACTATATCCGGCAGTGGGTACCCGAAGTGAATAGCCCTACCTATCCGCAGCCAATGGTCGAGCATTCAATGGCTCGTCAGCGGGCTATCGACGTGTATAAAAAAGCATTAGCCAAGTAA